One part of the Tunicatimonas pelagia genome encodes these proteins:
- the gloA2 gene encoding SMU1112c/YaeR family gloxylase I-like metalloprotein — MLNLQRIHHVAIIVSNYERSKYFYTEILGLEIILETYREKRDSYKLDLRVSGGGQIELFSFPEPPPRSSYPESAGLRHLAFEVDDVEKAKSRLEDQQIAVEEIRTDEITGKRFTFLADPDGLPIELYGR; from the coding sequence ATGCTAAACCTACAAAGGATCCATCACGTAGCCATTATTGTCTCCAATTACGAGCGATCCAAATATTTTTATACTGAGATACTGGGGTTGGAAATTATTCTAGAAACGTATCGGGAAAAACGAGATTCATATAAGTTGGACTTGAGAGTAAGTGGAGGGGGGCAGATTGAATTGTTTTCCTTTCCTGAACCACCACCCCGTTCGTCGTATCCCGAATCTGCTGGACTACGGCATCTCGCCTTTGAAGTAGATGACGTAGAAAAGGCAAAATCACGGCTAGAAGATCAACAAATTGCCGTAGAAGAAATTCGCACTGATGAAATTACCGGAAAACGGTTCACCTTCTTAGCAGACCCCGACGGTTTACCAATTGAACTGTACGGGCGATAA
- a CDS encoding isopenicillin N synthase family dioxygenase yields MADLFDAIPSLDLHQFTQGNTAQKAQFVDQLGDAFHRIGFVAIKNHGLTDELTEKLYTTVKEFFALPEEVKKQCDRPELHGQRGYTSKGKEHAKGRTTADLKEFYQIGQFVDDGDPIKENYPDNIWPEAEVPNMHSTAKETYQTLEAAGKQLLRAIALYLNLEENYFDQHVHNGNSILRAIHYYPIKNPEAVPDDAVRAAEHGDINLITLLMGASADGLQVLRRDGAWIPITALPDQIIVNVGDMLARLTNDTLKSTIHRVVNPPRELLGMPRYSIPFFMHPRADMDLTCLDSCVSEDQPKQYEDMTAGAFLEERLREIGLKQ; encoded by the coding sequence ATGGCTGATTTGTTTGACGCTATTCCTAGCCTAGATTTACACCAATTCACCCAAGGGAATACAGCACAGAAGGCGCAATTTGTAGATCAACTCGGTGATGCTTTTCACCGGATTGGCTTTGTAGCGATTAAAAATCACGGTTTAACCGATGAGCTGACGGAGAAGCTGTACACCACCGTAAAGGAATTTTTTGCCTTACCCGAAGAAGTGAAAAAGCAGTGCGATCGTCCTGAGCTGCACGGGCAACGGGGTTATACCAGTAAAGGAAAGGAACATGCCAAGGGACGTACCACTGCCGACCTAAAAGAATTTTACCAAATTGGTCAATTTGTAGATGACGGCGATCCCATCAAAGAAAACTACCCAGACAATATCTGGCCAGAAGCAGAGGTTCCAAATATGCACTCCACTGCTAAAGAAACGTACCAAACCTTGGAAGCTGCCGGAAAGCAACTGCTACGAGCCATTGCGCTGTACTTGAACCTGGAAGAAAATTATTTTGATCAGCACGTACACAATGGCAATAGCATTTTACGAGCAATTCACTACTACCCCATCAAAAATCCGGAAGCAGTACCGGATGATGCCGTGCGGGCGGCTGAACACGGTGACATTAACTTGATTACTTTACTGATGGGAGCCAGTGCCGATGGATTACAAGTGCTTCGCCGTGATGGTGCTTGGATACCCATTACTGCTTTGCCTGATCAGATTATTGTTAATGTTGGTGATATGTTAGCCCGCTTAACCAATGATACATTAAAATCTACTATTCATCGGGTAGTGAATCCACCTCGTGAACTATTGGGTATGCCTCGCTACTCTATTCCCTTCTTTATGCACCCTCGAGCCGATATGGATTTGACCTGTCTGGACTCCTGCGTAAGTGAAGACCAG
- a CDS encoding phosphopeptide-binding protein, translating to MRRQFLTIVAFLSACLFYACGPSGESAQEAATETETMEEVAPALSISPAPASPEYADAMLEATGPTDGATLTSGDSVEFTYGVTNYELGAPTPDADQKPLAASPKGQHVHLILNNEPYYAIYQTEGFKLALDDGHYVALSFLSRSYHESVKNPEAYKVSQFTVGEGEAEEVDLSQPMLFYSRPKGTYSGADAESVLFDFYPVNTEIGPGGNQVKVSINSDTTFMVDQWQPYVIQGMPMGENTISIELVDSEGNLVDSPMNSVSRTFTLEGGEPAM from the coding sequence ATGAGAAGACAATTTCTTACGATCGTAGCCTTTCTCTCTGCTTGCTTATTTTACGCCTGTGGCCCTTCGGGAGAATCTGCTCAAGAAGCTGCTACCGAAACCGAAACGATGGAAGAAGTAGCCCCTGCATTGAGCATCTCTCCCGCCCCGGCCTCGCCCGAATACGCAGATGCTATGTTGGAAGCTACTGGCCCAACCGACGGGGCAACCCTCACTAGTGGCGACTCGGTAGAATTTACCTACGGGGTAACGAATTACGAACTAGGTGCGCCAACTCCTGATGCTGATCAGAAACCATTAGCGGCTTCGCCCAAAGGGCAGCACGTCCATTTAATCTTAAATAATGAACCTTACTACGCTATTTACCAGACCGAAGGTTTTAAACTAGCATTGGACGACGGTCACTATGTAGCCCTATCATTTCTGTCTCGCTCCTATCACGAGAGTGTAAAAAATCCCGAAGCGTATAAAGTTTCTCAGTTTACGGTAGGTGAAGGCGAGGCAGAAGAGGTAGATTTATCGCAACCGATGCTGTTTTACAGTCGGCCTAAAGGGACCTACAGCGGAGCTGATGCTGAAAGTGTACTTTTTGATTTCTACCCAGTCAATACGGAAATCGGCCCCGGTGGCAATCAGGTGAAAGTAAGCATCAACAGTGATACTACTTTTATGGTAGACCAGTGGCAACCCTACGTGATTCAGGGAATGCCAATGGGAGAAAATACTATTTCTATTGAACTGGTAGATAGCGAAGGAAACTTAGTCGATAGCCCGATGAACAGTGTATCGCGTACCTTTACCCTAGAAGGAGGCGAACCTGCCATGTAA